Proteins co-encoded in one Klebsiella michiganensis genomic window:
- a CDS encoding acetolactate synthase catalytic subunit (catalyzes the formation of 2-acetolactate from pyruvate; also known as acetolactate synthase large subunit), which yields MNGAQWVVHALRAQGVETVFGYPGGAIMPVYDALYDGGVEHLLCRHEQGAAMAAIGYARSTGKTGVCIATSGPGATNLLTGLADALLDSVPVVAITGQVAAPLIGTDAFQEVDVLGLSLACTKHSFLVESLDELPRVLAEAFEIANAGRPGPVLVDIPKDIQLAIGEPEAWLSAVEDDADLPFAELHQAREMLAQAKKPMLYVGGGVGMAQAVPALREFISVTGMPSTVTLKGLGAVPADHPFYTGMLGMHGTKAANLAVQECDLLLAVGARFDDRVTGKLNTFAPHAKVIHMDIDPAELSKLRQAHVALQGPLNQLLPALQQPLHIASWQQHIAALNEAHQWRYDHPGQAIYAPLLLKQLSERKSAEAVVTTDVGQHQMWTAQHMTFTRPENFITSSGLGTMGFGLPAAVGAQVARPEDTVICVSGDGSFMMNVQELGTIKRKQLPVKILLLDNQRLGMVRQWQQLFFEERYSETTLTDNPDFLTLASAFGIPGQHITRKDQVEAALDALLNSDGPYMLHVSIDEFENVWPLVPPGASNSQMLEKLS from the coding sequence ATGAATGGTGCACAGTGGGTAGTACATGCGTTGCGAGCGCAGGGTGTTGAAACAGTTTTCGGTTATCCAGGCGGCGCGATTATGCCGGTGTACGATGCGTTGTACGACGGTGGTGTGGAACATCTACTGTGTCGCCATGAACAAGGCGCGGCAATGGCGGCCATTGGTTATGCCCGTTCAACCGGTAAAACCGGTGTGTGTATCGCCACTTCTGGCCCCGGCGCGACAAACCTGTTAACAGGCCTTGCCGACGCACTTTTAGATTCTGTTCCCGTTGTTGCCATCACCGGCCAAGTGGCGGCGCCTTTGATAGGTACTGACGCTTTCCAGGAAGTTGATGTCCTCGGTCTGTCGTTGGCTTGTACCAAACACAGCTTCCTCGTTGAATCCCTTGATGAATTGCCGCGCGTACTTGCCGAGGCATTTGAGATTGCTAACGCTGGCCGCCCGGGCCCTGTTCTGGTCGATATTCCAAAAGATATCCAGTTGGCTATCGGTGAGCCTGAGGCCTGGTTATCCGCCGTTGAAGATGATGCAGACCTGCCGTTTGCTGAATTGCATCAAGCCCGGGAGATGCTCGCTCAGGCTAAAAAACCCATGCTTTACGTTGGCGGCGGAGTTGGGATGGCGCAGGCGGTTCCGGCGCTCCGTGAGTTTATTTCTGTCACGGGTATGCCTTCTACAGTGACTCTGAAAGGACTGGGTGCAGTCCCGGCCGACCATCCGTTTTACACCGGTATGCTGGGAATGCACGGCACCAAAGCGGCAAACCTCGCTGTTCAGGAATGCGATCTGCTGTTAGCCGTTGGCGCCCGGTTCGATGACCGCGTCACCGGGAAGCTGAATACCTTTGCACCGCACGCCAAAGTTATTCATATGGATATCGATCCTGCGGAGCTGAGTAAGCTTCGTCAGGCACACGTCGCATTGCAGGGGCCGCTGAACCAGTTATTACCTGCCTTGCAACAGCCGTTGCACATTGCTTCATGGCAGCAGCATATCGCGGCCCTGAACGAAGCACACCAGTGGCGCTACGATCATCCGGGCCAGGCTATCTATGCCCCGCTGCTGCTGAAGCAGCTTTCCGAGCGCAAATCAGCAGAAGCCGTTGTGACCACCGACGTAGGCCAGCATCAGATGTGGACCGCGCAGCACATGACCTTCACGCGTCCGGAGAACTTTATCACCTCCAGCGGGCTTGGCACGATGGGCTTTGGTTTACCAGCTGCCGTTGGCGCCCAGGTTGCCAGACCCGAAGATACGGTGATCTGCGTATCCGGCGATGGCTCTTTCATGATGAACGTTCAGGAGTTGGGTACCATCAAACGCAAGCAGTTGCCGGTTAAGATCCTGCTGCTCGATAACCAACGCCTGGGCATGGTGAGACAGTGGCAGCAGCTGTTTTTTGAAGAGCGTTACAGTGAAACCACTCTGACCGACAACCCTGATTTCCTCACGCTGGCCAGCGCCTTCGGCATTCCTGGGCAGCACATCACCCGTAAAGACCAGGTAGAAGCTGCGTTAGACGCCCTGCTGAACAGCGACGGCCCGTACATGCTTCACGTCTCTATCGATGAATTCGAAAACGTCTGGCCGTTGGTACCGCCCGGTGCCAGTAATTCGCAAATGCTGGAGAAATTATCATGA
- the ilvM gene encoding acetolactate synthase 2 regulatory subunit, translating into MMQHQLAVQARFRPETLERVLRVVRHRGFQICAMNMAAAGNTDNINIELTVASLRPVELLFTQLSKLVDVACVEIQQPTSQQIRA; encoded by the coding sequence ATGATGCAACATCAGCTCGCAGTGCAGGCTCGCTTCCGTCCGGAAACGTTAGAACGTGTTTTACGCGTCGTGCGCCATCGTGGCTTCCAGATCTGCGCGATGAATATGGCCGCAGCGGGGAATACCGACAATATTAATATTGAATTGACCGTTGCGAGCCTGCGGCCAGTCGAATTACTGTTTACCCAATTAAGCAAGCTGGTTGACGTTGCCTGCGTTGAAATCCAGCAACCAACATCACAACAAATCCGCGCCTGA